A segment of the Melopsittacus undulatus isolate bMelUnd1 chromosome 13, bMelUnd1.mat.Z, whole genome shotgun sequence genome:
TGACCTGTTGCATTGCATTACTGCAAGCAGTTCCTCCCCACCTGTCTGGAGAAGAGTCCTTCCACATTGAAGAAGACAAAGACGTTACTCTGTCCTGCAACTCCAAATCCAACCCTCAGGCCCATGCAGCTTGGTACAAGAACAACACCACCCTGACCCTGCAGGAGCACCGTTACCAGATCCACCAGACCAGTGAGGTCTTTCAGCTCTCCATCAAACAAGTGCAGATGTCTGACAACGGGACCTACACCTGTGTGATGAGTTATCCTTTCAGCGAGTGGAGAAAGGATTTCCACTTGATAGTTGAAGGTAACACAGCTGCTGCCAAACAATAAGCTTTACAAGTAACTCTCCATTCTATTTTACAATGATATCAATACATTTATATAATGAAATCTAAGTGAAATATAGTAAGCAGTAGACTTTTGAGGGTGCAGCAACAGCAAGGAGCTCTCCTTGCACCTGCACGTGGGACTACAGCACTAGGAAGGGCCTTTCCTGCCCTACCTGTTATTCCAAGGAGTGTGGCAAGCATGACCTGAGGCAGGGTCATCCCACTCTCACTTCCCACACTGACAGGGCACATTCAACTGTGGCTTAAAGCACCTTAGGTCTTACTTGAAGCATCTTACCCTGACCATCGTGTTCCGTCATGCCAAAAGAGCTGCTTAAGGCGAGAGAAGGTGTCCTCTATAAGCAACTGTAGCTCTGTGAACAACTGGGTGGTGGAAGCCTTGCTGGGGCTGGATGCTCTGGTCTCAGGCATCCATTGTCCACCAACTGTGCAGATCCCCCTCACTTCTGCACTCTCAGATCAGGAAGGAAAGCAACATCAGTTGTGTCAGGGACACTTCTGGACACCCTTATCACCATGTGTAAGAGTGCTTCGGGGCCCTCCTTCTTCTTCAGGGACCAACGTTTCCATTCTTCCTTCAGTTACTAAACCAGACTTGGCTCCCTTCTTTCCAGGGGATTAATGCACACATTCAGACTGCAGACAGCAGAAAGCAACACTTCAAATCAGCAGTGATAGCCACAGGAGGAGAAATAAGTCTAGTCAGAAATAAGTCAGTTCTGTGAAATGTCCTGGTTTATGTGACTGTACCAATCGATCACATATTCCACCTCTTCTCTCCTGACAGACAAACAGCCTGTTTTCCCCACGGAGGCcattattgctgctgctgtggtggttACACTCACTATCCTTTTTGGAATTGTGGCTCaaaaagataacatttttaAGGTATGAAAAGCTCtaatttattaggaaaaaatagcaTTGTTTTGTGGCAATGCCCTGTCTTCTTCTGCCTTTGCCATTCTACTTTCTTGGGTTGCTTTCCACAGTTAAGGAACTCCACATACGACCTCCTGCTTTAGAACTAGTAGTAGGTAATCAAAGAGTAGATATTTTAAGGTGGAGGGCATTATGCACTTGTAATACATTAATCTAAATATCCCTATGGTCAGGAAACACAAAAGATAATGAatctgcttctttattttcagtgcttcaaGACATCAAATGAAACAGCTCTGTAAGTATTTGCTTATTCACGCAACTTCCAAACCAACCCTCTTCTTTTAAGCCTTGTCTTAAGGCTTAAACCAGAAGAGCACTCGGTGTGCTTCCTGGAGCTGAATGCAGCCCAGGTAAATTCAACtcacatgggtttttttccccccctgtaggtgatttttcctttgttctttccattttgCTGCAGGTGAAGACCACAAGGATCCTGTGCACACCCAGAAATCATAATTTCTACTGCTGGAATGAAGCCCTTGAGTGAGATGTTGAGATAAAAGCACTGAAACAAGTTTTTTTGGGTCAAGTTTATATGATCTTTTCAAAATATAATTGGTTCTTTGCATGTGTTCAGTCTAACCTACTGCTTAGAGCAGTGCCATGGGGGGTGgactgctggagctgctgccacgTCTTGCCTTCCATACTTACTCCTACAAAGTACACACGTGCAGCCAGGCATGCGGGTTGTGCATCGCCCTGCTGAGGAATCCACAGTGTGCT
Coding sequences within it:
- the TMIGD1 gene encoding transmembrane and immunoglobulin domain-containing protein 1 isoform X2, which codes for MAQRSSLAVPYEVPLLAVCLLVRVATGLELSVNNHNADFSLLTSPGPALSLSCLVQNSSEAEELLWYRGDGKVDLKDGNKVNISNICISPVTESDNGVTFTCKLARDTSVQVSVILDVQFPPHLSGEESFHIEEDKDVTLSCNSKSNPQAHAAWYKNNTTLTLQEHRYQIHQTSEVFQLSIKQVQMSDNGTYTCVMSYPFSEWRKDFHLIVEDKQPVFPTEAIIAAAVVVTLTILFGIVAQKDNIFKCFKTSNETAL
- the TMIGD1 gene encoding transmembrane and immunoglobulin domain-containing protein 1 isoform X1 gives rise to the protein MAQRSSLAVPYEVPLLAVCLLVRVATGLELSVNNHNADFSLLTSPGPALSLSCLVQNSSEAEELLWYRGDGKVDLKDGNKVNISNICISPVTESDNGVTFTCKLARDTSVQVSVILDVQFPPHLSGEESFHIEEDKDVTLSCNSKSNPQAHAAWYKNNTTLTLQEHRYQIHQTSEVFQLSIKQVQMSDNGTYTCVMSYPFSEWRKDFHLIVEDKQPVFPTEAIIAAAVVVTLTILFGIVAQKDNIFKCFKTSNETAL